One genomic segment of Vibrio sp. SCSIO 43136 includes these proteins:
- the vexH gene encoding vibriobactin export RND transporter permease subunit VexH, whose product MLLSDVSVKRPIVAIVFSLLLCVFGLVSFTKLSVREMPDIESPVVSISTRYDGASASIIESQITSVIEDQLSGISGIDEITSTTRTSSSRIKVTFELGYDLNVGASDVRDAVARAQRRLPDEADDPLVYKDNGSGEASIYINLSSSEMDRTQLTDYTERVLEDRFSLLSGVSSVQISGGLYKVMYVKLDPELMAGRGVTTTDITTALRNENVENPGGEVRNDTIVMSVRTARLYQTAEDFDYLVVRYASDGSPIYLKDVADVYIGAQNENSTFKSDGVINVSLGIVPQSDANPLQVAKAVHKEVEQIQQFLPQGTRLAVDYDSTVFIDRSISEVYNTLFITGGLVILTLYIFIGQARATLIPAITVPVSLISSFIAAYYFGFSINLITLMALILSIGLVVDDAIVVVENIFHHIERGESPLVAAYKGAREVGFAVVATTLVLVMVFLPISFMDGMVGLLFTEFSVLLAMAVIFSSFIALTLTPVLGSKILKANVRQGGFNLFIERMFGKLEQGYRYLLTKAMALRLLAPVIIIACIGGSYYLMDKVPAQLTPSEDRGVLFAFVRGADATSYNRMNANIDLVEERLMPMLGQGVLKSFSVQSPAFGGNAGDQTGFVIMILEDWEDRSVTAQEALGMVRKQLTGIPDARVFPMMPGFRGRSSEPVQFVLGGSDYQELKQWAELLQDEANNSALMNGAEINYSEKTPELVVSVDKARAAELGIAVSDISTTLEVMLGGKTETTFVDRGEEYDVYLRGDENSFNNAADLSQIYMRTNRGELVTLDAVTKIEEIASSIRLSHYNKKKAITVTANLNEGVTLGQALDFLDQQAIEKLPSDISVSYSGESKEFKENQSSVLVVFALALLVAYLVLSAQFESFINPLVVMFTVPMGVLGGFIGMVVMEQGLNIYSQIGMIMLIGMVTKNGILIVEFANQLRDRGVAFEQAVIDASARRLRPILMTAFTTLAGSVPLIISTGAGYESRIAVGTVIFFGMGFATLVTLFVIPAMYRLISVATHSPGYVESLLNKELAHDNRGRSTHGDIGLETTESKENG is encoded by the coding sequence ATGCTGCTGTCGGATGTCTCGGTCAAACGACCAATTGTAGCGATCGTATTTAGCTTGCTACTGTGTGTTTTTGGTTTAGTTTCTTTCACTAAACTGTCGGTGCGTGAAATGCCCGACATCGAAAGCCCTGTGGTATCGATATCTACCCGTTATGATGGCGCTTCTGCCTCGATCATTGAGTCGCAAATCACATCAGTGATTGAAGATCAGCTTTCGGGTATCAGTGGCATTGATGAAATCACCTCAACGACCCGTACCAGCTCATCGCGTATTAAAGTGACTTTTGAGCTAGGTTACGATCTAAATGTGGGTGCCAGTGACGTGCGTGATGCTGTCGCTCGTGCTCAGCGACGACTGCCTGATGAAGCAGATGATCCGCTCGTCTATAAAGACAATGGTAGTGGTGAAGCTTCGATTTACATTAACCTGAGTTCTTCCGAGATGGATAGAACTCAGCTAACGGACTACACCGAGCGAGTGCTGGAAGACCGTTTTTCACTGCTTTCTGGGGTAAGCTCAGTGCAGATCTCCGGTGGTCTGTATAAAGTTATGTACGTCAAACTCGACCCAGAGCTGATGGCTGGTCGTGGCGTTACCACCACCGACATTACCACGGCTCTGCGCAATGAAAACGTAGAAAATCCAGGCGGTGAGGTTCGTAACGACACCATAGTGATGTCGGTACGTACTGCTCGTCTATATCAAACAGCGGAAGACTTTGACTACCTTGTGGTGCGTTACGCATCGGATGGTTCACCTATCTATCTTAAAGACGTCGCCGATGTCTACATTGGTGCACAAAACGAGAATTCGACTTTTAAAAGCGACGGTGTTATTAACGTCAGTTTAGGTATTGTGCCGCAATCGGATGCCAACCCGTTGCAAGTGGCAAAAGCGGTGCACAAAGAAGTTGAGCAGATCCAGCAGTTCTTGCCGCAAGGGACTCGTCTAGCGGTCGACTATGACTCCACGGTATTCATTGACCGTTCGATTTCAGAGGTCTACAACACCCTGTTTATCACTGGCGGTTTGGTCATCCTGACGCTATATATCTTCATTGGTCAGGCGAGGGCGACCTTGATCCCAGCGATCACTGTGCCTGTATCGTTGATCTCTTCCTTTATTGCGGCCTATTACTTTGGTTTCTCAATCAACCTGATCACCTTAATGGCACTGATCTTGTCGATTGGTTTGGTGGTGGATGATGCGATTGTTGTGGTCGAGAACATCTTCCACCATATCGAACGCGGCGAGTCACCTTTGGTGGCCGCTTACAAAGGTGCTCGTGAAGTAGGCTTTGCTGTCGTTGCAACAACTCTTGTACTGGTAATGGTATTCCTCCCGATCTCCTTTATGGACGGCATGGTAGGCTTGCTCTTCACCGAGTTCTCAGTATTGCTTGCCATGGCGGTGATTTTCTCCTCTTTCATCGCATTGACCTTGACCCCTGTTCTGGGCAGCAAAATCCTCAAAGCTAACGTTCGCCAAGGTGGTTTTAACCTGTTCATAGAGCGCATGTTTGGCAAGCTTGAACAGGGCTATCGTTACCTACTGACCAAAGCGATGGCACTTCGTCTTCTTGCACCTGTGATCATCATTGCCTGTATTGGTGGCAGTTATTACTTGATGGATAAGGTGCCGGCTCAATTGACGCCATCAGAAGACCGTGGGGTGTTATTTGCCTTTGTTCGTGGTGCAGATGCCACCAGTTACAATCGCATGAATGCCAACATCGATCTGGTTGAAGAGCGTTTAATGCCAATGCTGGGTCAAGGCGTGCTTAAGTCATTCAGCGTTCAATCGCCAGCATTTGGCGGCAACGCAGGTGACCAGACTGGCTTTGTGATCATGATTCTTGAGGACTGGGAAGACCGTTCGGTGACAGCGCAAGAAGCTCTGGGTATGGTACGTAAACAGCTTACCGGCATCCCAGATGCACGTGTGTTCCCAATGATGCCAGGCTTTAGAGGGCGCTCTAGCGAACCAGTGCAATTTGTTCTCGGTGGCTCAGACTATCAAGAGCTCAAACAGTGGGCTGAGTTGCTGCAAGATGAAGCCAACAACAGTGCTTTGATGAATGGCGCTGAAATCAACTACTCGGAGAAGACCCCTGAATTGGTGGTTTCAGTAGATAAAGCCCGTGCTGCTGAGCTTGGGATCGCCGTTTCGGACATCTCAACCACACTAGAAGTGATGCTTGGGGGCAAAACCGAAACCACCTTTGTCGATCGCGGGGAAGAGTATGATGTTTACCTTCGTGGCGATGAAAACTCATTTAATAACGCAGCCGACCTGAGTCAGATCTACATGCGCACCAACCGAGGTGAACTTGTCACGCTCGATGCGGTGACAAAAATTGAAGAGATTGCCTCGTCGATTCGTTTATCCCACTACAACAAGAAAAAAGCCATTACAGTAACGGCTAACTTGAATGAAGGGGTGACACTGGGGCAGGCGTTAGATTTCCTTGACCAGCAAGCGATCGAAAAACTGCCAAGTGATATTTCGGTAAGCTATTCAGGCGAGTCGAAAGAGTTCAAGGAAAACCAGTCAAGTGTATTGGTGGTGTTTGCCCTTGCACTATTGGTGGCCTACTTAGTGCTCTCTGCTCAGTTTGAAAGCTTTATCAACCCGCTGGTGGTGATGTTTACAGTTCCGATGGGGGTATTGGGCGGCTTTATCGGTATGGTGGTGATGGAGCAGGGGCTCAACATCTATAGCCAGATTGGTATGATCATGCTGATTGGTATGGTGACTAAAAATGGCATCCTTATCGTTGAGTTTGCTAACCAGCTTCGTGACCGGGGTGTCGCCTTCGAGCAGGCTGTCATTGATGCATCCGCTCGTCGTTTGCGTCCGATTTTGATGACCGCGTTCACCACTCTTG